Proteins encoded within one genomic window of Alteribacter populi:
- the bioA gene encoding adenosylmethionine--8-amino-7-oxononanoate transaminase, with product MTHEIIEKSKKHLWLPFTQMKDYDRDPLIIESGKGIKVRDVNGKEYYDGFSSVWLNVHGHRKKELDEAIVDQLSKIAHSTLLGMTNVPATELAEKLVELSPENLTRVFYSDSGAEAMEIALKMAFQYWQNIGKPEKQKVVSMRNGYHGDTIGAVSIGSIDLFHHVYGALMFESYKAPIPNVYRSESGDPDQCRDECLHALEQLLIEKHQEIAALSIESMVQGASGIFVMPEGFLSGVRTLCTKYDVLMIVDEVATGFGRTGKMFACEHEGVQPDLMAAGKGITGGYLPIAVTYTTEKIYEAFYDDYENLKTFFHGHSYTGNQLGCAVAIENIRLFEAEDIVGQVAKKTEDLKSMLDDLYALPHVGDIRQLGFMCGIELVQSKKTKEPFPFEKRVGYHVSLKMRELGMLTRPLGDVIVLMPPLASTKEELQEMVSIIKEAIEVVTRERVELG from the coding sequence GTAAAAAGCATTTATGGCTTCCATTTACTCAGATGAAAGATTATGATCGGGACCCTTTAATTATTGAAAGTGGAAAAGGTATAAAGGTAAGAGATGTTAATGGAAAGGAATATTATGACGGGTTTTCTTCGGTTTGGCTTAATGTACATGGACATCGTAAAAAAGAGCTCGATGAGGCTATTGTAGATCAGTTAAGTAAGATTGCACATTCAACTTTGCTCGGGATGACGAATGTACCAGCTACTGAATTAGCAGAAAAATTAGTCGAATTAAGCCCTGAAAATTTAACTCGTGTCTTTTACTCAGACAGTGGAGCAGAGGCAATGGAAATTGCTCTTAAGATGGCGTTTCAATATTGGCAGAACATTGGAAAACCTGAAAAACAAAAGGTAGTTTCGATGCGTAATGGCTATCATGGGGATACGATTGGTGCGGTAAGTATTGGATCGATCGACCTCTTTCATCACGTATACGGAGCCCTTATGTTTGAGAGTTATAAAGCACCGATCCCGAATGTATATCGATCAGAAAGTGGCGACCCGGATCAATGTCGGGATGAATGCTTACACGCTCTCGAACAACTACTTATTGAAAAACATCAAGAAATTGCGGCTCTATCCATTGAGTCGATGGTTCAAGGAGCGTCAGGTATTTTTGTTATGCCTGAAGGGTTTTTATCAGGAGTAAGAACATTGTGTACGAAATATGATGTTCTCATGATTGTCGACGAAGTAGCGACAGGCTTTGGTCGGACGGGGAAGATGTTTGCCTGTGAGCATGAAGGGGTTCAGCCAGACTTAATGGCAGCCGGAAAAGGAATCACTGGAGGGTACTTACCGATTGCGGTTACTTATACAACAGAGAAAATCTATGAAGCTTTTTATGATGACTATGAAAATTTGAAAACATTTTTCCATGGTCACTCGTATACCGGAAATCAACTTGGCTGTGCTGTAGCGATTGAGAATATACGATTATTTGAAGCTGAAGATATCGTCGGTCAAGTAGCCAAAAAAACGGAAGATCTAAAAAGCATGCTCGATGATTTGTATGCGCTTCCGCACGTAGGAGACATACGTCAGCTTGGCTTTATGTGCGGTATCGAGCTTGTTCAATCAAAAAAGACAAAAGAGCCATTTCCTTTTGAAAAGCGCGTAGGCTATCACGTTTCTTTAAAAATGAGAGAGCTCGGTATGCTGACGAGACCACTAGGAGATGTCATTGTTTTAATGCCACCGCTAGCGAGTACAAAGGAAGAGCTTCAGGAAATGGTATCGATCATCAAGGAAGCTATTGAAGTCGTTACAAGGGAGAGGGTCGAGCTTGGGTGA
- a CDS encoding cob(I)yrinic acid a,c-diamide adenosyltransferase yields the protein MTEDQKGLTLVYTGHGKGKTTSALGLALRATGRGQSVKIYQFIKSPQRSYGEQIALKKLGVDMIQLGIGFTWTKTPEEHREALKQGWPKAKEAVMGGEYDVVILDELNNALAISQFPIDDVLPLDEVIDMLKNKPRHVHLVITGRDAKEEIKTLADLVSVIEAEKHYYDEGIPAVKGIEF from the coding sequence ATGACAGAAGATCAAAAAGGATTAACACTCGTTTATACTGGCCACGGCAAAGGAAAAACAACTTCCGCTCTAGGGCTGGCTCTACGTGCAACAGGTAGAGGACAATCAGTAAAAATCTATCAGTTTATCAAATCACCACAACGTTCTTACGGAGAACAAATCGCGCTAAAAAAACTTGGTGTCGATATGATTCAGCTTGGGATTGGTTTTACATGGACCAAAACCCCTGAGGAACACCGAGAAGCATTAAAGCAGGGCTGGCCAAAAGCAAAGGAAGCTGTGATGGGTGGGGAATACGATGTCGTCATCCTTGATGAATTGAACAATGCTTTAGCAATCAGCCAATTTCCGATCGATGACGTCTTACCATTAGATGAGGTCATTGACATGTTAAAAAATAAACCTCGTCATGTGCACCTTGTGATTACCGGAAGAGATGCAAAAGAAGAGATAAAAACGTTAGCAGACCTTGTGTCTGTTATTGAGGCTGAGAAGCATTATTATGATGAGGGGATTCCAGCGGTAAAAGGGATTGAGTTTTAG
- the bioD gene encoding dethiobiotin synthase, with translation MTGIFVTGTDTGVGKTIISCGIAAALKEKKVDVGVFKPFLSGITRENPESDTFLLKKMSGTALSDEEVTPFQFSEPLSPYVAAQLEGTSVQFDEVLERWNMIKTKHEFFIVEGAGGIAVPLGESFLVSHLIKALELPVVIVARPDLGTINHTFLTVHYAREAGLKVAGIVINGASDTRDPSQKTNPKMIEEWCEVPILGITPKLNDMTNEKIKKMVKDNVNIASLTK, from the coding sequence ATGACTGGAATATTTGTGACAGGGACTGACACTGGAGTAGGGAAAACGATTATTTCGTGTGGGATTGCGGCTGCATTAAAAGAAAAAAAGGTCGATGTCGGTGTGTTTAAACCATTTTTAAGTGGTATCACCCGAGAGAACCCCGAGAGCGATACTTTTCTATTAAAGAAAATGTCTGGAACCGCTCTTTCAGATGAGGAGGTTACCCCTTTTCAATTTTCAGAACCTCTCTCTCCGTATGTTGCAGCACAGTTGGAAGGAACGAGTGTTCAATTTGATGAGGTACTTGAGCGGTGGAATATGATAAAAACGAAACATGAATTTTTTATTGTTGAAGGAGCGGGTGGTATCGCAGTCCCCCTTGGTGAAAGCTTCTTAGTCAGTCATTTAATAAAAGCGTTAGAATTGCCGGTTGTTATCGTCGCAAGACCTGACCTTGGAACGATTAATCATACTTTTTTGACGGTACATTATGCTAGGGAGGCCGGATTAAAAGTAGCAGGAATTGTGATTAACGGAGCTAGTGATACGCGAGATCCGTCACAGAAGACAAATCCGAAAATGATCGAAGAATGGTGTGAAGTACCGATTTTAGGAATCACACCGAAGCTTAACGATATGACAAATGAAAAGATAAAAAAGATGGTCAAAGATAACGTAAATATTGCGTCTTTGACTAAATAA
- the bioF gene encoding 8-amino-7-oxononanoate synthase — MGEFDQRLNNRLAERKKQGLYRKLKTMNTAPGPRVDINGEKQLVFSSNNYLGLANDQRLINAAKATLDEFGVGSSGSRLTTGNSIWHERLEEKVAQFKQTEAALLFSNGYLANVGVLSSLPEKGDVILSDQLNHASIIDGCRLSKADTMIYNHVDMIDLEKKLKEERSYQRRFIVTDGVFSMDGNIAPLDKIMTLASRYGASVIVDDAHATGVLGKHGRGTSEYFGIKPDVIIGTLSKAVGTEGGYVAGSKTLVDFLLNYARPFIFQTAISPASCAASSVAFDVIESSMNKRESLVSKVQYLKMNLQELGYHVIGGQGPIVPVIIGESQKAVSFADRLREKAIYAPAIRPPTVSPSESRIRLTLTSDHTDEEIDYLIEAFRFIGEELKVIT; from the coding sequence TTGGGTGAGTTTGATCAGCGGTTGAATAACAGGTTGGCCGAGCGAAAAAAACAGGGGCTGTACCGAAAACTGAAAACGATGAATACTGCACCAGGACCGCGTGTGGACATCAATGGTGAAAAGCAACTTGTATTTTCATCAAATAATTATCTAGGGTTGGCTAATGATCAGCGGCTGATTAACGCTGCCAAAGCTACGCTAGATGAGTTTGGAGTAGGCAGTAGTGGGTCAAGGCTTACAACCGGCAATTCAATCTGGCACGAAAGACTGGAAGAAAAAGTCGCGCAATTCAAACAAACCGAAGCTGCACTTCTTTTTTCAAATGGCTATTTAGCTAATGTCGGTGTCTTGTCGTCTTTGCCAGAAAAGGGTGACGTCATTTTAAGTGATCAATTAAACCACGCAAGCATCATTGATGGTTGCCGTTTGTCAAAAGCCGACACGATGATTTATAACCATGTTGACATGATCGATTTAGAGAAAAAATTGAAAGAAGAAAGGTCTTATCAGCGGCGATTTATCGTAACCGATGGCGTTTTTAGTATGGATGGCAATATTGCTCCCTTAGATAAAATCATGACATTAGCCAGCAGGTATGGCGCGTCAGTGATCGTCGATGATGCTCATGCAACTGGAGTCTTAGGCAAACATGGTCGAGGGACGAGTGAGTACTTTGGTATAAAACCAGATGTTATCATCGGAACGTTGAGTAAAGCCGTTGGCACAGAAGGAGGCTATGTGGCGGGTTCAAAGACCCTCGTTGACTTTCTTCTCAACTATGCAAGGCCATTTATTTTCCAGACAGCGATCTCTCCTGCGAGCTGTGCCGCTTCTTCTGTTGCATTCGACGTGATCGAAAGTAGCATGAATAAACGTGAGTCTTTGGTGTCGAAAGTCCAGTATCTAAAAATGAATTTACAAGAATTAGGTTATCACGTCATAGGAGGGCAAGGACCAATTGTACCAGTCATTATCGGGGAATCACAAAAGGCGGTTTCATTTGCAGATCGGCTCCGAGAAAAAGCCATTTATGCACCGGCGATTCGCCCACCTACTGTTTCTCCCTCCGAAAGTCGAATTCGGCTTACGCTCACATCAGACCATACAGATGAAGAGATCGATTATTTAATAGAAGCTTTTCGTTTTATCGGTGAAGAATTGAAGGTGATTACATGA
- the bioB gene encoding biotin synthase BioB: protein MNQWMELADRVLDGQELTNTEALSIIESPDDEILPLLHAAFQIRKRYFGKKVKLNMIMNAKSGLCPENCGYCSQSSIAEVPIESYRMVKKDMLLEGAKRAYDLNIGTYCIVASGRGPSNREVDQVVDAVKEIKDTYGMKICACLGILKPEQAKRLKDAGVDRYNHNLNTAETNHDNITTSHTYGDRVNTVEVAKESGMSPCSGVIVGMKETKQEVVDVAHSLRALDADSIPVNFLHAIDGTPLEGVKELNPLYCLKVLALFRFINPTKEIRISGGREVNLRTLQPLGLYAANSIFVGDYLTTEGQETTDDHQMLLDLGFEVETVDEMNASLSLNR from the coding sequence ATGAACCAATGGATGGAACTTGCAGACCGTGTATTAGATGGACAGGAACTTACGAATACAGAGGCACTATCAATAATAGAGAGTCCGGACGATGAAATATTACCTTTATTGCATGCGGCTTTTCAAATTCGCAAGCGTTATTTTGGAAAAAAAGTAAAGCTGAACATGATTATGAATGCAAAGTCAGGTCTTTGTCCGGAAAATTGCGGCTATTGCTCTCAATCTTCCATTGCAGAAGTACCTATTGAATCCTACAGAATGGTTAAGAAGGATATGCTTCTTGAAGGGGCGAAAAGAGCCTATGATTTAAATATCGGAACGTATTGTATTGTGGCAAGTGGCAGAGGTCCTTCAAATCGTGAGGTTGATCAAGTTGTCGATGCAGTAAAGGAAATTAAAGACACATATGGGATGAAAATTTGTGCTTGTCTAGGGATATTAAAGCCAGAGCAAGCGAAGCGGTTAAAAGATGCAGGTGTGGATCGTTATAATCATAATTTAAACACAGCAGAAACGAACCACGATAATATTACAACTTCACATACGTATGGTGACCGAGTCAATACGGTTGAAGTTGCGAAGGAATCGGGGATGTCCCCATGTTCAGGTGTCATCGTCGGCATGAAAGAAACAAAGCAAGAAGTTGTTGACGTTGCGCATAGCTTAAGAGCACTTGATGCTGATTCAATTCCTGTGAACTTTTTACACGCCATCGATGGAACGCCGTTAGAGGGTGTTAAGGAGTTAAACCCGCTTTATTGTTTAAAAGTCCTAGCGTTATTCAGGTTTATTAACCCTACGAAAGAAATTAGAATTTCAGGTGGAAGGGAAGTCAATTTACGCACCTTACAACCGCTAGGCCTTTATGCAGCGAATTCCATTTTCGTTGGTGATTACTTAACGACAGAAGGTCAAGAAACAACCGACGACCACCAAATGTTACTTGACTTAGGATTTGAAGTCGAAACGGTTGATGAGATGAATGCTTCACTGTCGTTAAATCGATAA